From a region of the Gossypium raimondii isolate GPD5lz chromosome 10, ASM2569854v1, whole genome shotgun sequence genome:
- the LOC105777716 gene encoding uncharacterized protein LOC105777716, which produces MAIESYVVVHNIAKRHNVGTLARSATAFGVTELILVGRRDFNAFGSHGSTSHLRFRHFHSLTDARLFLKEKDCDICGVEITEDAVSITDHPFKKSTAFLLGNEGTGLSAKECEICDFFVYIPQYGGGTASLNVTVAASIVLHHFGVWAGFSERIRDGNKFVVAEKPLKQVSRKYCTETDDHIIEERKSRRESASNGFFEDGKNGVSSSNLLDSLFPDE; this is translated from the exons ATGGCTATAGAGAGCTACGTGGTGGTTCACAATATAGCAAAGAGGCACAACGTCGGAACCCTAGCTAGAAGCGCCACCGCCTTTGGAGTCACCGAACTAATCTTAGTTGGCCGCCGTGACTTCAACGCCTTCGGCAGCCACGGCTCCACTTCCCATCTCCGTTTCCGCCACTTCCATTCCCTCACCGACGCTCGCCTCTTCCTTAAA GAGAAAGATTGTGATATTTGCGGGGTTGAGATCACAGAGGACGCTGTTTCCATAACTGATCATCCTTTCAAGAAAAGCACTGCTTTTCTTCTTGGTAATGAG GGAACAGGGCTTTCAGCTAAGGAATGTGAGATATGTGATTTCTTTGTTTACATTCCTCAATATGGAGGTGGCACTGCCTCTTTGAATGTCACTGTTGCTGCTTCCATTGTTTTGCATCATTTTGGAG TTTGGGCAGGTTTTTCAGAGAGAATCCGCGATGGGAACAAGTTTGTTGTGGCTGAGAAACCTTTAAAACAGGTGAGCCGAAAATACTGCACAGAAACAGATGATCATATCATTGAGGAGCGAAAATCAAGAAGGGAAAGTGCTTCCAATGGATTCTTTGAGGATGGAAAAAATGGTGTATCTTCTTCCAACCTTTTGGATTCATTGTTCCCTGATGAGTGA
- the LOC105777715 gene encoding uncharacterized protein LOC105777715: MQTRKIQQFFCSNQGSSMLKVLRRKLWHLCSRIRWLMRKRPRPKVIIRRLGRLNSKVHRKGDVGTKSSDIDLYGNLGFCNPQRPIRIATFNVAMFSLAPAISEAEEAGLFSYRDDDYLGFKAPFEFDVHNKSPNCYPKSILKQSPLHDSHNQNKLSRSNLKVSINLPDNEISLAQSKILSFIEDVNEGSSDTITGRVNRRNVIMRSPVCLPSNMIKFWNEGGSKNGRSIAEVLRELNADIIALQDVKAQEEKGMKPLSDLASALKMKYVFAESWAPEYGNAILSKWPIKRWTVQKIADDNDFRNVLKVIIDVPWAGEVNFYCTQLDHLDENWRMKQMKAIIESNNTPHLLLGGLNSLNASDYSSERWTDIVKYYEDIGKLRPRTEVMKLLRGKEYTDSKDYAGECEPVVIIAKGQNVQGTCKYGTRVDYILASSNSPYAFVPGSYSVISSKGTSDHHIVKVEIVKECEKSQQSVIKKHRKTAQKLVCLTN; the protein is encoded by the exons ATGCAGACCAGGAAGATTCAACAGTTCTTTTGCAGTAATCAAGGGTCTTCCATGTTGAAGGTTCTGAGAAGAAAACTATGGCATCTTTGCTCGAGAATTCGGTGGCTGATGCGCAAGCGACCGAGGCCGAAGGTTATCATCCGGAGATTGGGGAGGTTGAACTCCAAAGTTCATAGAAAAGGCGACGTTGGAACGAAAAGTTCTGACATTGATTTGTATGGAAACTTGGGATTTTGTAATCCCCAAAGGCCGATAAGAATTGCAACGTTTAATGTTGCTATGTTCTCTCTTGCACCTGCCATTTCGGAAGCTGAGGAAGCCGGTTTATTTAGCTACAGAGACGATGATTATCTTGGATTCAAAGCACCGTTTGAGTTCGACGTTCATAACAAGTCTCCGAATTGTTATCCCAAGAGTATACTCAAGCAATCTCCCTTGCATGATTCCCACAACCAAAACAAGCTCTCGAGATCAAACCTCAAGGTTTCAATCAACCTTCCTGATAATGAGATATCTTTGGCACAGAGTAAAATTCTCAGCTTCATCGAAGATGTAAACGAGGGCTCATCAGACACGATCACTGGCCGAGTCAATCGGAGGAATGTCATTATGAGATCCCCGGTTTGTTTGCCTTCAAATATGATCAAATTCTGGAACGAAGGTGGCTCGAAAAATGGAAGAAGCATTGCAGAAGTGCTTAGAGAGCTCAATGCTGATATCATAGCTTTACAAGATGTGAAAGcacaagaagaaaaaggaatgaaGCCTTTATCTGATTTAGCTTCAGCACTCAAGATGAAGTATGTTTTTGCCGAAAGTTGGGCTCCGGAGTACGGAAACGCGATCCTCTCGAAATGGCCGATCAAACGATGGACGGTACAAAAGATAGCCGATGACAACGATTTCAGGAATGTGCTTAAGGTCATCATTGATGTACCATGGGCTGGAGAAGTGAACTTCTATTGCACCCAGCTTGATCATTTAGATGAAAACTGGAGAATGAAGCAAATGAAAGCAATAATTGAATCAAACAACACTCCCCACTTATTACTTGGAGGCTTAAACTCTCTGAATGCATCAGATTACTCATCAGAAAGATGGACAGATATTGTGAAG TACTATGAGGACATAGGCAAGCTAAGACCAAGAACTGAAGTAATGAAACTGCTGAGGGGAAAGGAGTACACAGATTCCAAAGACTATGCTGGTGAATGTGAACCAGTAGTCATTATTGCCAAAGGCCAaa ATGTTCAAGGAACCTGCAAATACGGGACGAGAGTTGATTACATCTTAGCCTCTTCGAACTCTCCGTACGCCTTTGTTCCGGGATCGTACTCTGTGATTTCGTCGAAAGGGACTTCGGATCACCACATTGTTAAGGTCGAAATTGTGAAAGAATGTGAGAAATCTCAGCAAAGTGTCATAAAAAAACATAGGAAAACTGCACAAAAGCTTGTGTGCTTAACCAACTGA